One stretch of Punica granatum isolate Tunisia-2019 chromosome 5, ASM765513v2, whole genome shotgun sequence DNA includes these proteins:
- the LOC116208033 gene encoding pentatricopeptide repeat-containing protein At2g33760-like codes for MIKFQYQTFRGRTNANLRPFSDSMAVLTSDVVNPQLHPHRTAHSNPIPHLQAQEQPEKSQLPRLLDPKSCIVTLLNCKDVSQIRQVHTQIARSGMLQNIAVVNKLLYIYTRHGALKDAGSLFHSMFEKDAVSWSVMVGGYAKLGDHSDSFRTFRELIRSRTTPLDNFTLPMVIRSCRACSDLRTGSVVHGVAWKNGLSSDHFVCAALVDFYAKCGASETARKLFDEMSQRDLVTWTVMIGSYAMTGNAGEALYLFEQMRYVGISPDKIAMVAVVNACAKFGALNKARQVHDYITENNLSINVILGTAMIDMYAKCGSIVAAREIFDHMKDKNVITWSAMIAAYAYHGEGRRALDLFPEMLSSGIAPNKITFVSLLYACSHSGLVDDGLRVFSLMREVHNVQPDVKHYTCVVDILGRAGRFDEALKLIEEMDVEKDQGLWGALLGACRMHKKVELAEKAAKVLLEAKSINPGHYVLLSNIYANAGRWEEVAWVRHLMTQRKLKKLPGWTWIEVGDKVYRFGAGARDHPQAEEIYASLESLRKRLELAGYVPDTDCVLHDVEDEVKAGMLSTHSEKLAIAFGVLVTPLGSSIRITKNLRVCIDCHTFCMFVSSVTAREIIVRDSSRFHHFKEGSCSCGDYW; via the coding sequence ATGATCAAGTTCCAATACCAGACCTTTCGCGGTAGAACCAATGCGAATCTCCGCCCCTTTTCTGATTCCATGGCTGTTCTCACCTCCGACGTTGTTAATCCCCAGCTCCACCCCCATCGGACCGCGCATTCGAACCCCATTCCGCATTTGCAGGCACAAGAACAACCGGAAAAATCCCAACTTCCTCGCCTATTGGACCCAAAATCTTGCATCGTGACCCTGCTGAACTGCAAGGACGTTTCTCAGATCAGACAGGTGCACACCCAAATAGCCCGCAGTGGGATGCTCCAGAACATCGCCGTCGTGAACAAGCTCCTGTACATATACACCCGCCACGGAGCTCTGAAGGACGCTGGCTCCCTGTTCCACTCGATGTTTGAGAAAGATGCTGTGTCCTGGAGCGTGATGGTCGGTGGTTACGCCAAGCTGGGCGATCATTCGGACAGTTTCAGGACTTTCAGGGAGCTCATTAGGTCCCGGACGACCCCGCTTGATAATTTTACGTTGCCTATGGTGATAAGATCTTGTCGGGCTTGTTCTGACTTAAGAACAGGCAGTGTGGTCCATGGGGTTGCCTGGAAGAATGGGTTGAGCTCGGACCACTTCGTGTGTGCAGCCCTTGTGGATTTTTATGCCAAATGTGGGGCTTCTGAGACCGCTCGGAAGCTCTTCGATGAAATGTCCCAGAGGGACCTTGTGACGTGGACTGTGATGATTGGCTCTTATGCAATGACCGGGAATGCGGGCGAAGCTCTGTATCTGTTCGAACAAATGAGATATGTCGGTATTTCCCCCGATAAGATTGCAATGGTCGCAGTTGTTAATGCCTGCGCCAAATTCGGCGCCCTGAATAAAGCTAGACAAGTGCATGATTACATAACTGAGAACAATCTCTCTATAAATGTGATATTAGGCACCGCCATGATCGATATGTATGCCAAGTGCGGCAGCATAGTCGCTGCGAGGGAGATTTTCGATCACATGAAGGACAAGAATGTGATCACGTGGAGCGCCATGATTGCTGCTTACGCATACCATGGAGAAGGTAGGAGAGCCCTGGACTTATTCCCGGAGATGCTGAGCAGTGGAATAGCACCCAATAAAATAACATTCGTATCTCTCTTATATGCTTGTAGCCACTCGGGCTTAGTCGATGATGGACTTCGGGTGTTCTCTCTAATGCGGGAGGTTCACAATGTCCAACCGGATGTTAAGCACTACACTTGTGTAGTCGACATATTGGGCCGAGCTGGGAGGTTTGACGAGGCTTTGAAATTAATCGAAGAAATGGACGTCGAGAAGGATCAAGGGCTGTGGGGTGCTTTGCTCGGGGCATGTAGGATGCACAAGAAGGTAGAACTGGCGGAGAAGGCTGCCAAGGTCCTTCTTGAGGCGAAATCCATCAATCCGGGACACTATGTCCTgctttcaaatatatatgcaaatgCAGGCAGGTGGGAGGAAGTGGCATGGGTTCGGCACCTGATGACCCAGAGGAAGCTGAAGAAGCTTCCCGGGTGGACTTGGATCGAAGTGGGAGATAAGGTCTATCGATTTGGGGCGGGAGCTCGAGACCACCCTCAGGCTGAGGAGATCTATGCGTCCCTTGAGAGTTTGCGAAAGAGATTGGAGTTGGCAGGGTATGTTCCAGACACAGATTGTGTCCTGCACGACGTGGAAGATGAAGTAAAGGCAGGGATGTTGTCAACTCATAGTGAGAAACTGGCCATCGCTTTCGGGGTCCTCGTGACACCCCTGGGGAGCTCCATTAGGATCACAAAGAATCTGAGGGTCTGCATAGACTGTCATACATTCTGCATGTTCGTGTCGAGTGTTACAGCTAGGGAGATCATAGTCCGAGATTCAAGTAGGTTTCATCACTTCAAGGAGGGTAGTTGTTCTTGTGGGGATTACTGGTGA
- the LOC116208034 gene encoding uncharacterized protein LOC116208034 — MILDQREIRWDRSRVAPLHLIPLINDRASLIGPRHSLPLTLTGTMSGDQIQNLDQSPAPDLLVRPVGGTEYSWCKAVPVGTGVTVLALLLRKPPDSSLVLSALHGLQTTHPILRSKLHFDAATNSFSFLTPPVPHLVISAFDLDSTSEILRGSGEKGSPAPTRFQQIIEHEMSRNPWTELDPSVDSDWDVLHASAYSLEEGRCVVALRLHTAACDRAAAAALLRELLALVVGGEGAGKGNNGGEEGVNVEIEKLIPSGKADKPFWARGLNMLGYSLNSLRMAHLDFIEPGSPRASQLVRLQMNADDTRRLLAGCESRGVKLCAALAAAALIAAHSSKDLPDKKWEKYSVVTLINCRSILDPVLPAQSAGFYHSAIMNSHDICGGEELWELAERTYTAYVGTKDNDKHFSDMGDLNFLMCRAIENPGLTPSASMRTAFVSVFEDSIIDESSPLQLQQEIELEDYMGCASVHGVGPSIAIFDTVRDGQLDCACVYPSPLHSREQMTKLVDDMRRILIGSD, encoded by the exons ATGATTTTGGACCAACGTGAGATTAGATGGGACCGTAGCCGTGTAGCCCCATTGCATCTCATCCCATTAATTAATGATCGAGCCAGCCTTATTGGTCCCCGTCACTCTCTTCCTCTCACTCTCACGGGGACGATGTCCGGAGATCAGATTCAGAACCTCGATCAGTCGCCGGCACCGGACCTCCTAGTGCGGCCGGTCGGCGGCACCGAGTACAGCTGGTGCAAGGCCGTCCCCGTCGGCACCGGCGTCACCGTCCTCGCCCTCCTCCTCAGGAAACCTCCGGACTCCTCCCTCGTCCTCTCCGCCCTCCACGGCCTGCAGACTACCCACCCCATCCTCCGTTCCAAGCTCCACTTCGACGCCGCCACCAACTCTTTCTCCTTCCTCACTCCCCCGGTTCCACACCTCGTAATCTCCGCCTTCGACCTCGACTCGACGTCCGAGATCCTCCGTGGCTCGGGGGAGAAAGGCAGCCCCGCGCCAACCCGATTCCAGCAAATAATCGAGCACGAGATGAGCAGGAACCCGTGGACCGAGCTCGATCCCTCGGTGGACAGCGACTGGGACGTGCTCCACGCGAGCGCCTACTCCCTTGAGGAGGGCCGGTGCGTCGTGGCACTCCGGCTCCACACCGCCGCTTGCGACCGCGCGGCAGCGGCGGCGCTGCTGAGGGAGCTGCTGGCGCTGGTGGTCGGAGGGGAAGGGGCTGGGAAGGGAAATAATGGAGGAGAGGAAGGGGTAAATGTGGAAATAGAGAAGCTTATCCCGAGCGGGAAAGCGGACAAGCCCTTTTGGGCGCGTGGACTGAACATGCTGGGCTACTCTTTGAACTCGCTGAGGATGGCCCACCTCGACTTCATCGAACCGGGCTCGCCCAGGGCTTCTCAACTGGTCCGACTCCAGATGAATGCTGACGACACCCGAAGACTTCTCGCT GGATGTGAATCCAGGGGTGTTAAGCTATGTGCAGCTTTGGCAGCGGCGGCTCTGATCGCAGCTCATTCTTCCAAGGACCTTCCTGATAAAAAATGGGAGAAGTACTCTGTTGTCACGCTCATCAATTGTAGGTCGATTCTCGACCCGGTTCTTCCTGCCCAATCTGCTG GATTCTACCACTCAGCCATCATGAACTCACACGACATATGTGGCGGAGAAGAACTCTGGGAGCTCGCCGAGAGAACCTACACGGCCTATGTGGGCACCAAGGACAACGACAAACACTTCTCTGATATGGGAGACCTCAACTTCCTCATGTGCAGGGCCATTGAGAACCCAGGGCTTACCCCCTCAGCCTCCATGAGAACGGCCTTCGTCTCTGTGTTTGAGGACTCCATCATCGACGAGTCCAGCCCACTGCAGCTGCAGCAAGAGATCGAGCTGGAGGACTACATGGGCTGCGCCTCGGTCCACGGAGTTGGCCCGTCGATCGCTATTTTTGACACGGTGAGAGACGGCCAGTTGGACTGTGCGTGTGTCTACCCATCCCCGCTCCATTCGAGGGAGCAGATGACGAAGCTGGTCGATGACATGAGGAGAATACTGATCGGCAGTGACTAG